In Dehalobacter sp., the following proteins share a genomic window:
- a CDS encoding cupin domain-containing protein, with amino-acid sequence MEKHFLKNIDFGKVLDMASLVDYQNGQVVSRTLAQSKALSLTLFAFDLGEEISSHSSGGDAMVYILDGSARITIGSQDYVLEKGQTIVMPAAIPHAIFAAAKFKMLLIVVFNIDS; translated from the coding sequence ATGGAAAAACATTTTCTTAAAAACATTGATTTTGGTAAAGTTCTGGATATGGCTTCTTTGGTAGATTACCAGAACGGTCAGGTCGTCAGCAGAACGCTGGCCCAGAGCAAAGCCTTAAGTCTGACACTTTTTGCGTTTGATCTGGGAGAAGAGATCAGCTCCCACTCCTCTGGCGGAGATGCGATGGTCTACATCCTTGATGGCAGTGCCCGGATCACGATCGGATCTCAGGACTATGTGCTGGAAAAAGGCCAGACCATCGTCATGCCTGCAGCTATCCCGCACGCAATATTTGCTGCCGCGAAATTCAAAATGCTATTGATCGTTGTATTCAATATTGACTCATAA
- a CDS encoding DUF2127 domain-containing protein, with amino-acid sequence MTTPKTNKQKDIFHIGFEIGLLMKGIDGLLEIIGSILLLFLTPDRYNWLIRLLTQHELSEDPQDLFANYLIHSSPSFSFSTQHFVVFYLLSHGIIKCILVLLLWRQKLWAYPLAILSLILFVVYQLYRYTFTHSAFLILLTIFDVLMIFLTYKESKQVRSKAM; translated from the coding sequence ATGACAACACCTAAGACAAATAAACAGAAAGATATTTTCCATATCGGCTTTGAAATCGGTTTGCTGATGAAAGGCATTGACGGTCTACTAGAAATTATCGGCAGTATCTTGCTGCTGTTTCTGACGCCGGACCGGTACAACTGGCTGATACGCCTTTTGACGCAGCATGAATTATCTGAAGACCCGCAAGACTTGTTTGCCAATTACCTGATCCATTCCAGCCCCAGCTTTTCCTTCAGCACGCAGCATTTTGTGGTATTCTACCTGCTGTCACACGGGATCATCAAATGCATTCTCGTCCTTCTGTTATGGCGCCAAAAACTGTGGGCTTACCCATTGGCCATTCTGTCCTTAATCTTGTTTGTCGTTTACCAGCTTTACCGCTATACGTTCACACATTCCGCATTTTTGATTCTGCTTACGATCTTCGACGTGCTCATGATTTTCCTGACTTACAAAGAATCGAAACAAGTAAGATCTAAGGCTATGTGA
- a CDS encoding cation diffusion facilitator family transporter → MADRRVKFALLSIISNTALIIFKIIAGILSGSVSIISEAIHSSMDLAASIVAFFSVRQSTKPADKDHPYGHGKIENISGLVEGLLIFVAAALIIIEAIKKIFEPAEIEQAAVAIGVMFVSALVNLVVSRKLYQVAKEEESMALEADALHLKTDVYTSLGVGVGILLIKLTGFAVLDSVVAVIVALLIIKEAFHLCKTAFNFLLDSKLSDEEEAEIEKIISEHSHQFRDYHKLKTRKSGNMKHIDFHITIDHNVTVKEAHDIIGILKKDMSDKLKNTRVNIHLDPYQDQKDKEIDK, encoded by the coding sequence GTGGCTGACAGAAGAGTCAAGTTTGCATTGTTATCCATTATTTCGAATACTGCGCTGATCATATTTAAGATCATAGCGGGCATTTTGAGTGGTTCCGTCAGTATTATTTCCGAGGCGATCCACTCAAGCATGGACCTTGCCGCATCGATTGTCGCCTTTTTCTCGGTGAGACAGTCAACGAAGCCGGCAGATAAGGATCATCCCTACGGACATGGAAAGATCGAAAATATTTCGGGACTTGTCGAAGGGCTTCTGATTTTTGTCGCAGCGGCGCTGATTATTATTGAAGCTATTAAGAAAATATTTGAACCTGCCGAGATTGAACAGGCGGCTGTTGCCATCGGGGTAATGTTTGTATCGGCACTTGTCAATTTGGTTGTATCAAGAAAATTATATCAGGTGGCCAAAGAAGAGGAATCGATGGCCTTGGAAGCAGATGCGCTTCACCTAAAAACCGATGTTTATACGTCGTTAGGCGTCGGCGTTGGAATCCTGCTGATTAAACTCACCGGATTTGCGGTGCTGGACTCTGTTGTCGCGGTTATCGTGGCTTTGCTGATCATCAAAGAAGCGTTTCACTTATGCAAAACAGCCTTTAACTTTCTTCTCGACTCGAAGCTCTCTGATGAAGAAGAAGCTGAGATTGAAAAGATCATTTCTGAGCACAGTCATCAATTCAGAGATTATCACAAGCTTAAAACAAGAAAATCAGGAAATATGAAACACATTGATTTTCATATTACGATTGATCACAACGTTACCGTCAAGGAAGCGCATGATATTATCGGAATCCTGAAAAAGGACATGAGTGACAAGTTGAAAAACACCCGTGTGAATATCCATCTTGACCCTTATCAAGATCAGAAAGATAAAGAGATAGACAAGTAA
- a CDS encoding response regulator transcription factor — protein sequence MSNKPLLLIVEDDEKICNFISAILTSNDYQIIRTARGKEAVSMAASYSPDLILLDLGLPDMDGVEVLRTIRQWSGIPIIVVSARGQEREKVEALDLGADDYLTKPFGTSELLARIRTGIRHSQKNVSVSFPESEKITVGDLEINYQKRLVAMAGKEIHLTPIEYKIIVLLSKNIGKVLTHDFIMKEIWGPYTNEIQALRVNMANIRRKLEINPAEPRYILTEVGVGYRMVEEI from the coding sequence ATGAGTAACAAACCTTTGCTCCTGATTGTCGAGGATGATGAAAAAATCTGCAACTTTATTTCGGCGATCCTGACTTCCAATGATTATCAGATTATCCGGACAGCCCGGGGGAAAGAGGCTGTCTCAATGGCGGCATCCTATTCGCCCGATTTGATCTTGCTGGATCTCGGTTTGCCGGATATGGACGGCGTCGAAGTGCTGCGTACGATCAGGCAGTGGAGCGGAATTCCGATCATTGTTGTGTCGGCCCGCGGACAGGAACGGGAAAAAGTTGAAGCCCTGGATCTTGGTGCGGACGATTATCTGACCAAACCGTTTGGTACTTCCGAGCTGCTGGCCAGGATAAGAACCGGGATCCGTCACAGTCAAAAGAATGTCAGTGTCAGTTTCCCCGAATCAGAGAAGATCACAGTCGGCGATCTCGAGATAAACTATCAGAAAAGACTTGTAGCCATGGCCGGAAAAGAAATCCACCTTACACCGATTGAATACAAGATCATTGTGTTGCTTTCCAAAAACATCGGGAAAGTACTGACCCACGATTTCATCATGAAGGAAATATGGGGACCTTACACCAATGAGATTCAAGCTCTCAGGGTCAATATGGCCAATATCCGCAGAAAGCTGGAAATCAACCCTGCAGAACCCAGGTATATTCTGACCGAGGTTGGGGTAGGATATCGGATGGTTGAGGAGATTTAG
- a CDS encoding carbohydrate-binding domain-containing protein, which yields MGPKTPKIPKKKIISIGMIAILCVSLLTLTACSSQKTAELDSSGAVLDSTENRISVDYDDEDTYAEWDDTKASHITFSGDSMKTEGNGVSVADNVVTILSAGTYVVSGTIADAQIIVYTEDSKTVRLILNGVDMTCSTSAPIYVLKSEKTVITLADGTKNTLKDGSSYTYSDPKEEEPNAVIFNKSDLTINGSGSLNVKANFKNGITSKDELRIVSGNISVDAVNNGIIGRDFIAVKDGSITVNAGDDGFKSSNDTDVAKGFILIEAGTIHITAGEDGMQAETSIWCTDGTIDITSGGGSANSININTNSSMMRPGGAAAKATSTDDSTSTASMKGFKAGLAITIEGGTISIDSADDAIHSNDSLTVSGGKINITAGDDGMHSDATLDINAGEVTIAKSYEGIESTVINIHGGDMNVKSSDDGINGAGGTDSSSVNGRPGQNNFASSGDCSMSINGGTIVVDSGGDGIDINGSVTMTDGKVIVNGPTDNGNGALDYTGSFTVTGGFLVAAGSAGMAEAPDTNSSFYSLNINLPSDQQAGTIVRIENADGKEVLTFAPTKTFRNLVVCSSELTKGTTYKIYYGGSSTGTSANGLYSGGTYTAGTCYEEVAISEKVTNVGSYSGGMGGRAGTTQSGSGGGPGGGRGFKR from the coding sequence ATGGGCCCTAAGACCCCCAAGATCCCCAAGAAAAAAATAATTTCCATTGGCATGATTGCCATATTATGCGTATCCCTTTTAACGTTAACAGCTTGTTCTTCACAGAAGACAGCGGAATTGGACAGCTCCGGTGCCGTCCTGGACAGTACTGAGAACCGTATTTCCGTTGATTATGACGACGAAGATACCTATGCGGAATGGGATGATACCAAAGCCTCGCATATTACTTTTTCAGGGGACTCCATGAAGACAGAGGGAAACGGAGTCAGCGTTGCCGATAATGTTGTAACCATTCTATCTGCAGGTACGTATGTTGTCAGCGGCACAATTGCCGATGCTCAGATTATCGTCTACACCGAGGACAGCAAAACCGTCAGACTGATCCTGAATGGTGTCGATATGACCTGTTCAACCAGTGCACCTATTTATGTGCTGAAATCTGAGAAGACCGTCATTACCCTGGCGGACGGCACGAAAAATACGCTGAAGGACGGCTCATCCTACACTTACTCGGATCCTAAAGAAGAGGAACCGAATGCAGTGATCTTCAACAAAAGTGACCTGACGATCAATGGCAGCGGATCATTGAATGTCAAAGCTAACTTCAAAAATGGTATAACGAGTAAAGATGAACTTAGAATCGTGAGCGGCAACATTTCCGTCGATGCCGTGAATAACGGGATCATTGGCCGTGATTTCATCGCCGTTAAAGATGGCAGTATCACGGTGAATGCAGGAGATGACGGGTTTAAATCTTCTAATGATACGGATGTTGCTAAAGGCTTTATCCTGATCGAAGCAGGAACAATCCATATTACCGCCGGTGAAGACGGGATGCAGGCTGAAACAAGCATTTGGTGTACAGACGGAACGATTGATATTACGTCCGGCGGGGGCAGCGCCAACAGCATTAATATAAACACAAATTCAAGTATGATGAGACCCGGCGGTGCCGCGGCCAAAGCAACTTCGACCGATGACAGTACGTCAACTGCCAGTATGAAAGGGTTCAAGGCCGGTTTGGCAATTACGATTGAAGGTGGTACGATCAGCATTGACTCGGCGGACGATGCGATCCATTCCAACGACAGTTTAACGGTAAGCGGCGGAAAGATTAATATTACAGCCGGTGATGACGGGATGCATTCTGATGCAACGCTGGATATTAACGCCGGGGAGGTTACGATTGCGAAATCTTATGAAGGAATTGAAAGTACTGTGATCAATATCCATGGCGGGGATATGAACGTGAAGTCAAGCGACGATGGTATCAACGGTGCAGGCGGCACAGATTCTTCCTCGGTGAATGGCCGGCCGGGTCAAAATAATTTTGCGTCTTCGGGTGACTGCAGTATGAGCATCAATGGTGGTACCATCGTTGTTGATTCAGGTGGTGATGGAATTGATATCAACGGATCGGTCACCATGACCGATGGAAAAGTGATTGTCAACGGACCAACGGACAACGGTAACGGTGCTCTGGATTATACCGGATCATTCACCGTAACCGGCGGGTTCCTGGTAGCGGCAGGCAGCGCAGGCATGGCAGAGGCTCCGGATACGAATTCATCTTTCTACTCTTTGAACATTAACCTGCCGTCTGATCAGCAGGCCGGTACGATCGTCAGGATCGAAAATGCAGATGGAAAAGAAGTGCTTACTTTTGCGCCGACCAAAACGTTCCGGAACCTGGTCGTATGTTCATCAGAATTAACCAAAGGCACAACCTACAAGATTTATTATGGAGGGAGTTCAACAGGCACCTCTGCAAACGGTCTCTATTCAGGTGGGACCTATACGGCTGGAACATGCTACGAAGAGGTTGCGATTTCAGAGAAGGTTACGAATGTCGGTTCCTATAGCGGAGGAATGGGCGGCAGAGCCGGAACCACTCAGTCCGGATCCGGCGGCGGGCCGGGAGGCGGAAGAGGCTTCAAACGATAG
- a CDS encoding cation-translocating P-type ATPase: MTEQQIRELQGLSSFEARQLQERFGKNELVPEKKESFLHKILQVISEPMFLLLLIAAVIYFILGEPRDGAIMLVFVVGIISIEVIQEWKTDQTLRALKDLSTPKISVLRDGMTQIINSSDLVPGDIMFIAEGVKVPADGTVLKASTLCVDESSLTGESAGVWKAVYGDKAADGELSLDSKEYWRRDYCYAGTLVTQGTGAIRVDKIGPATEYGKIGQEIAAAPDRPTPLEKQTGKLVKLCAGIAAVLFALVGVVTYFNLPDHVGSERVIESILSGITLAMAMIPEEFPVILTVFLSMGAWRLAKKQSLVRRLSSVETLGAVSVLCVDKTGTITMNQMTVRDTWSLNDDGEGLIRIMGMGCEPDAYDPMEKAMIAYCEVQGIGRELLFGGELIKEYAFTDQTKMMGHVWQNENELVVAAKGSPERILDVCSLTDQERKVAEHKIREMSQQGLRVIAVGQMVLAGKEEVPDTLPECRLQLCGMVGLADPPRESVKQDIQICNKAGVRVVMITGDNGITASTIARQINMPNCDKIITGDELNQMSEEELREKVKDVSIFSRVIPEHKMRIVKAFKDNGEIVAMTGDGVNDAPALKYADIGIAMGKRGSEVSREAADLVLLDDNFSTIVDTIKDGRRIYDNIRKAVGYVFTIHIPIAFASLLAPFLGISPASLLLLPLHVVLLEVVIDPTCSIVLERQPAERDIMDQPPRSPDEKLLTAKILTKSVLQGLVIFGASFVTYFTILNNHPDQASLARTMALAIILLANLVLVQVNSSNTDSAFRSFAKLIRDKVMWMVNIGTIAGLLLIIYTPLNHLLKLAPLSWKQLILAAALAVVSVGWYEVVKGFKRWKRT; this comes from the coding sequence ATGACAGAACAACAAATCAGGGAACTGCAGGGACTCTCAAGTTTCGAAGCCAGACAGCTTCAGGAAAGGTTCGGGAAGAATGAGCTGGTACCTGAAAAAAAAGAAAGCTTTCTGCACAAGATCCTGCAGGTGATCAGTGAACCAATGTTTTTGCTGCTGCTCATTGCGGCTGTGATCTATTTTATCCTCGGAGAACCTCGGGACGGCGCCATCATGCTTGTTTTTGTTGTCGGGATTATCAGCATAGAAGTCATCCAGGAATGGAAAACCGATCAAACACTTAGGGCTTTGAAGGATTTATCCACGCCGAAGATTTCCGTGCTGCGCGATGGAATGACACAAATCATCAACAGTTCGGACCTGGTGCCCGGCGACATCATGTTTATTGCTGAAGGCGTCAAAGTGCCGGCGGATGGCACAGTTTTAAAAGCGAGTACACTCTGTGTCGATGAATCCTCGCTGACCGGCGAATCGGCAGGTGTCTGGAAAGCTGTCTACGGAGATAAGGCTGCCGATGGGGAATTGTCCCTCGACAGCAAAGAATACTGGCGACGGGACTATTGCTACGCCGGGACGCTGGTTACCCAGGGCACCGGAGCGATCAGGGTCGATAAAATCGGCCCGGCTACCGAATACGGAAAAATCGGGCAGGAAATAGCCGCCGCGCCTGACCGTCCGACCCCGTTGGAAAAACAAACCGGAAAACTGGTCAAGCTGTGCGCGGGGATTGCCGCAGTCTTATTCGCACTGGTCGGAGTCGTGACCTATTTCAATCTGCCGGACCATGTTGGCAGTGAACGGGTCATTGAAAGCATTTTGTCTGGGATCACCCTGGCCATGGCCATGATCCCGGAGGAGTTTCCTGTTATTTTGACCGTGTTTCTATCGATGGGTGCCTGGCGGCTGGCTAAAAAGCAGTCATTGGTCAGAAGATTGTCGTCCGTAGAAACGCTCGGGGCTGTATCCGTTCTTTGCGTCGATAAAACAGGTACCATTACCATGAACCAAATGACGGTCCGGGATACCTGGAGTCTGAACGACGATGGCGAAGGGTTGATCCGGATTATGGGCATGGGCTGCGAGCCGGATGCCTATGACCCGATGGAGAAGGCTATGATTGCTTACTGTGAAGTGCAAGGGATAGGCAGAGAGCTCCTTTTTGGCGGAGAGCTGATCAAAGAATATGCGTTCACGGACCAGACCAAGATGATGGGACACGTCTGGCAAAATGAAAATGAGCTTGTGGTTGCAGCCAAAGGCTCGCCTGAACGTATTCTGGACGTATGCAGTCTGACGGATCAGGAGAGAAAAGTTGCCGAGCACAAAATCAGAGAAATGTCGCAGCAGGGTCTGCGGGTGATTGCCGTTGGCCAAATGGTACTGGCCGGCAAAGAGGAAGTCCCGGACACCCTGCCGGAATGCCGGCTGCAGCTTTGTGGCATGGTGGGTCTTGCCGACCCGCCGCGGGAATCTGTTAAGCAGGATATTCAAATCTGCAACAAAGCCGGGGTCCGGGTCGTTATGATCACCGGAGATAACGGGATTACCGCAAGCACGATTGCCAGGCAGATTAACATGCCGAACTGCGATAAGATTATCACCGGCGATGAGCTGAATCAAATGAGCGAGGAAGAATTGCGTGAGAAAGTCAAGGATGTCAGTATCTTTTCCAGGGTAATTCCGGAACACAAAATGAGAATTGTCAAAGCTTTTAAAGATAACGGCGAGATCGTCGCGATGACCGGAGACGGCGTCAATGATGCGCCAGCCTTGAAATATGCCGATATTGGGATTGCGATGGGCAAGCGCGGTTCTGAGGTTTCTCGTGAGGCTGCCGATTTGGTCCTGCTGGATGACAACTTTTCAACCATTGTTGATACCATTAAGGATGGCCGAAGAATCTATGATAACATCAGAAAAGCCGTTGGCTATGTCTTCACGATTCATATCCCGATCGCATTTGCCTCTTTACTTGCACCCTTCCTGGGAATCAGTCCGGCGAGTCTTTTGCTGTTGCCGCTGCACGTGGTACTGCTTGAAGTTGTTATTGACCCCACCTGTTCAATTGTGCTGGAGCGGCAGCCGGCCGAACGGGATATCATGGATCAGCCTCCGCGCAGTCCCGACGAAAAGCTGCTCACTGCAAAAATACTGACTAAAAGTGTCCTACAGGGTCTCGTGATCTTTGGTGCATCATTCGTAACCTATTTCACTATTTTAAACAACCATCCTGATCAGGCTTCTCTGGCCAGGACCATGGCACTAGCGATTATTTTGCTGGCAAACCTAGTGCTGGTTCAGGTGAACAGCTCCAATACGGATTCTGCTTTTCGGTCTTTTGCGAAACTGATCAGAGATAAGGTTATGTGGATGGTAAATATTGGGACAATAGCAGGATTGCTTCTTATTATCTATACGCCGCTGAATCACTTATTGAAGCTCGCGCCGTTGTCCTGGAAACAGCTTATCCTGGCCGCTGCTTTGGCCGTCGTATCTGTCGGATGGTATGAGGTTGTCAAAGGGTTTAAGCGCTGGAAAAGAACATAA
- a CDS encoding APC family permease: MVSSLKRFLIGRPLKSTELGEQKLNKKKALAILSSDALSSVAYGPEQILIVLFTVGAAAFWYSVPIAIGVLVLLIALILSYRQIIFAYPHGGGAYVVSKNNLGMNSGLIAGGSLLVDYILTVAVSVSAGTDALTSAFPALHAHTVGIAVFFVLLITVLNLRGIRESASILAYPVYLFVAALFILIGAGLYNVLTGQVPAELHAAVGTPVAGISLFILLKAFASGCSALTGVEAISNAIPNFKEPAPNNAAKTLMAMGSLLAILFSGIVFLAFYYGIAPNPQETVVSQMAEGIFGRNFIYYFIQGTTALILILAANTGYSAFPLLAVNLAKDKFIPRMFTIRGDRLGFSNGILILGFLSILLIVAFKGQTERLIPLYAIGVFIPFTLAQTGMIVKWFREKPKGWMPKLIVNSLGALISFIVVMMFLLTKFTQVWPILIFLPLIILLFHRIHKHYMDVAEQLRVSAAEPTVPIKGNIIIIPVASITRVVENALNYAKSLSANQIIAVSVCFDKEEEKKLEEKWEKWNPDVRLVTLNSLHRSIIHPLTKFIDMIEHKAADQNYQIMVLIPEFIPKKGWHHILHNQSSLLIRTHLLYRRNVCVATIPYHLQK, encoded by the coding sequence ATGGTATCTTCCCTTAAACGCTTCTTAATCGGGCGTCCCTTAAAATCAACGGAGCTCGGCGAACAGAAGCTGAACAAGAAGAAAGCCCTTGCGATTCTTTCTTCCGACGCTTTATCCTCAGTTGCGTACGGCCCGGAACAAATCCTAATCGTTCTCTTTACGGTCGGAGCGGCAGCATTCTGGTATTCTGTTCCGATCGCGATCGGCGTTTTGGTTCTCTTAATCGCTTTAATCCTGTCGTACCGGCAGATCATTTTTGCTTATCCGCACGGCGGCGGAGCATATGTCGTATCGAAGAACAACCTCGGCATGAATTCAGGCTTAATCGCCGGAGGCTCCCTGCTGGTCGACTACATTCTGACTGTAGCGGTTAGTGTGTCTGCAGGAACCGATGCGCTTACCTCAGCTTTCCCGGCCTTGCATGCCCATACGGTAGGTATCGCTGTGTTTTTTGTTCTCTTGATTACGGTCCTTAATCTGCGCGGGATAAGAGAATCCGCTTCTATCCTGGCCTATCCTGTCTATTTGTTTGTGGCGGCCCTGTTTATTTTAATTGGTGCCGGTCTGTACAATGTCTTAACTGGTCAGGTACCGGCTGAACTGCATGCGGCTGTAGGCACACCTGTCGCAGGGATAAGCCTGTTTATTCTGCTCAAGGCCTTTGCCTCCGGCTGTTCGGCTTTGACTGGCGTTGAAGCTATTTCTAACGCGATCCCGAATTTTAAAGAGCCCGCTCCGAATAATGCGGCCAAAACATTAATGGCGATGGGTAGTTTGCTCGCGATATTATTTTCGGGGATTGTGTTTCTGGCCTTTTATTATGGAATAGCCCCGAACCCACAGGAAACGGTTGTTTCCCAAATGGCTGAAGGAATATTCGGACGTAATTTTATCTACTACTTTATTCAGGGCACAACCGCGTTAATTTTGATTCTGGCCGCAAATACCGGATACTCGGCTTTCCCTTTGCTGGCTGTGAATCTTGCCAAAGACAAATTTATTCCAAGGATGTTCACGATCCGCGGAGACCGTCTTGGATTCTCCAATGGAATCCTTATCCTTGGCTTTTTATCGATCCTCTTAATTGTAGCTTTTAAAGGGCAAACGGAGCGCCTGATTCCGCTTTATGCGATTGGTGTGTTTATTCCGTTCACCCTGGCTCAGACCGGAATGATCGTGAAATGGTTCCGCGAAAAGCCGAAAGGCTGGATGCCAAAGCTGATTGTTAATTCGCTCGGGGCGCTGATCAGCTTCATCGTTGTCATGATGTTCCTGTTGACCAAGTTCACACAGGTTTGGCCGATTTTAATCTTCCTGCCGTTGATTATTCTGCTTTTCCACAGAATCCATAAGCATTATATGGACGTCGCAGAGCAGCTTCGGGTATCGGCGGCTGAACCAACAGTACCGATTAAAGGAAATATTATCATTATTCCTGTCGCAAGCATCACGCGCGTAGTGGAAAATGCGTTAAACTATGCGAAATCGCTGTCGGCAAACCAGATCATTGCGGTAAGTGTTTGCTTTGATAAGGAGGAAGAGAAAAAGCTCGAGGAAAAGTGGGAGAAATGGAATCCCGACGTCCGTTTGGTAACGTTGAATTCTCTACACCGGAGCATTATCCATCCGCTGACCAAATTTATCGATATGATCGAACACAAAGCAGCCGATCAGAATTATCAGATCATGGTTCTGATCCCGGAATTTATTCCGAAAAAAGGATGGCACCATATTCTGCATAACCAGTCGAGCTTACTAATCCGTACACATTTGTTATATCGGAGAAATGTGTGCGTGGCTACGATACCGTACCATTTACAAAAATGA
- a CDS encoding phosphodiester glycosidase family protein — MKKFLAKPYRWAAVLAVLLTFSFVFVLLDTFVIPKNVTEVKQREAAEQQNTSSEQQSAAEDPTESGSETKAAVTDHSYQDKNIKITIDAVQAYDTTIYVADIQLSDASYLKTALAENSFGRNLKETTSDMAEEHQAVFAINGDYYGFRNNGYVLRNGVLYRDTAREAGNDEALVIDDVGNFSIINENAVSADSLTNTWQVLSFGPALIENGKIVVDSTSEVSQSKNSNPRTAIGQVSGLHYIVIVSDGRTEESAGLSLLELAQEFAERGCTVAYNLDGGGSSTMYFNGEIVNHPTDGRSSQQREVSDIVYIGNE; from the coding sequence ATGAAAAAATTCTTAGCCAAACCCTACCGTTGGGCGGCCGTCTTAGCTGTTTTACTGACATTTTCTTTTGTTTTTGTTCTGCTGGATACCTTTGTAATTCCAAAGAACGTGACCGAAGTCAAGCAGCGTGAGGCTGCCGAACAGCAAAATACATCCTCTGAGCAGCAAAGTGCAGCAGAGGATCCGACCGAGTCCGGGTCGGAGACTAAAGCTGCGGTTACCGATCATTCTTATCAGGATAAAAATATCAAAATAACAATTGATGCGGTGCAGGCGTATGACACAACCATTTATGTCGCCGATATCCAGCTTAGCGATGCGTCTTACCTGAAAACGGCGTTGGCTGAAAACAGCTTTGGGCGCAATCTCAAGGAAACAACCTCGGATATGGCCGAAGAACATCAGGCAGTTTTCGCGATCAATGGCGACTACTATGGATTCAGAAATAACGGTTATGTTTTACGCAATGGCGTCTTGTACAGGGATACGGCCCGGGAGGCCGGAAACGATGAAGCCTTGGTGATTGACGACGTCGGGAACTTCTCAATTATTAATGAAAATGCGGTTAGTGCTGATTCCCTGACAAATACCTGGCAGGTGCTTTCATTTGGACCGGCCCTGATCGAAAATGGGAAAATTGTGGTGGACAGTACCAGTGAGGTATCCCAGTCCAAAAATAGCAATCCGAGGACCGCGATCGGTCAGGTCTCCGGTCTGCATTATATCGTAATTGTCTCTGACGGCCGGACGGAAGAGAGCGCAGGACTTTCTTTGCTGGAGCTTGCGCAGGAGTTTGCCGAGAGAGGATGTACGGTTGCGTATAATTTGGATGGAGGAGGCTCTTCGACCATGTACTTTAACGGAGAAATCGTCAATCATCCGACCGATGGCAGGAGTTCTCAGCAGAGAGAGGTGAGCGACATTGTCTATATCGGTAATGAATAG